A single Streptomyces sp. Edi2 DNA region contains:
- a CDS encoding alpha/beta hydrolase, translating into MSRRPGHVTTGPYAPPVPRTTLTVTSADGARLYAEVHGPEDAPAVVLAHGWTCSTAFWAPVVRDLAPEYKVVVYDQRGHGRSPAAGPAGHGTHALADDLVAVLEATLRPDERAVVGGHSMGGMTIMAAAGRPQLRERAAAALLCSTGMADLPAESRVFPLRSPQGRRRAHRLMLHSRAPLGPVSPLAKRALQYATMGPSATPGQIEACARIVHACPPGVRARWGKVLSGLELTGGVGRLELPTAIIAGTADRLTPLVHARRLASVLPDCLGLTELPGLGHMTPIEDPGAVAGRLRELVKDHLRTAGAGAEAGTVAGHGTGAEAGESAAAEVPRSAGQKKEKTV; encoded by the coding sequence ATGAGCCGCCGGCCCGGACACGTCACCACCGGCCCGTACGCGCCGCCGGTGCCCCGTACGACGCTGACCGTCACCTCGGCCGACGGCGCCCGGCTCTACGCCGAGGTCCACGGCCCCGAGGACGCCCCGGCCGTCGTCCTGGCGCACGGCTGGACCTGCTCGACCGCCTTCTGGGCGCCGGTCGTCCGCGACCTGGCCCCCGAGTACAAGGTCGTCGTCTACGACCAGCGCGGCCACGGCCGCAGCCCCGCCGCCGGTCCGGCCGGCCACGGCACCCATGCGCTCGCCGACGACCTGGTGGCCGTACTGGAAGCCACCCTGCGGCCGGACGAACGCGCCGTGGTGGGCGGCCACTCCATGGGCGGTATGACGATCATGGCCGCCGCCGGACGGCCGCAGCTGCGCGAGCGGGCCGCCGCCGCGCTGCTGTGCAGCACCGGAATGGCCGATCTGCCCGCCGAATCAAGGGTGTTCCCGCTGCGCAGCCCGCAGGGGCGGCGCCGTGCGCACCGGCTGATGCTGCACTCCCGGGCGCCGCTCGGCCCCGTATCGCCGCTCGCCAAGCGCGCCCTGCAGTACGCCACCATGGGCCCCAGCGCCACCCCCGGGCAGATCGAGGCCTGTGCGCGCATCGTGCACGCCTGCCCGCCCGGGGTCCGGGCCCGCTGGGGCAAGGTGCTCTCCGGGCTCGAACTGACCGGTGGCGTCGGCCGGCTGGAGCTGCCGACCGCGATCATCGCGGGCACCGCCGACCGGCTCACCCCGCTCGTGCACGCCCGTCGGCTGGCCTCCGTCCTCCCCGACTGCCTCGGTCTCACGGAGCTGCCGGGCCTCGGGCACATGACACCGATCGAGGACCCCGGTGCGGTCGCCGGGCGGCTGCGCGAACTCGTCAAGGACCATCTGCGGACGGCGGGGGCCGGGGCCGAGGCCGGGACCGTGGCCGGGCACGGCACCGGCGCCGAGGCCGGGGAGTCCGCGGCCGCCGAAGTCCCCCGCTCCGCAGGGCAGAAGAAGGAGAAGACGGTATGA
- a CDS encoding NAD(P)/FAD-dependent oxidoreductase, producing MAERERRHVRVAVIGSGFGGLGAAVRLRRQGITDFVILERAGAVGGTWRDNSYPGCACDVPSHLYSFSFAPNPEWPRNFSGQPHIRAYLERVADTFGLRPHLRLNSEVHSLRWDTEALHWEVETAGGPLTADVVVSATGPLSDPKVPDVPGLDTFPGKVSHSARWDHDYDVRGKRVAMIGTGASAIQIVPAIQPDVERLTLFQRTPPWVLPRADRKISAAEQWLHTKVPATRAARRGLLWGIRELQVSAFTKRPNELGLVELLARNHMKKAVKDPVLRAALTPDYRIGCKRILLSNTYYPALAQPNVDVVAAGLKEVRGSTLVGADGSEVEADAIVFGTGFHVTDLPIAERVTGAHGTTLAEEWKGGMEALRGTSAAGFPNFLTVIGPNTGLGNSSMILMIEAQLNYLADFMRQLDLLGGKIALDARPSAVRAWNHTLQQRMARTVWNTGGCNSWYLDANGRNTTVWPGTTGEFKKVTRQVDLAEYEVLRPPAGRPGDRTAAGARTEVAA from the coding sequence ATGGCCGAGCGCGAGCGCAGGCATGTGCGGGTTGCGGTGATCGGATCGGGGTTCGGGGGTCTCGGCGCGGCGGTCCGGCTGCGGCGCCAGGGGATCACCGACTTCGTCATCCTGGAACGGGCCGGTGCGGTGGGCGGCACCTGGCGGGACAACAGCTATCCCGGATGCGCCTGCGATGTGCCCTCGCATCTGTACTCCTTCTCCTTCGCGCCCAACCCGGAGTGGCCGCGGAACTTCTCCGGGCAGCCGCACATCCGCGCCTACCTGGAGCGGGTCGCCGACACCTTCGGACTGCGTCCGCACCTCCGCCTCAACTCGGAGGTGCACAGCCTGCGCTGGGACACGGAGGCGCTGCACTGGGAGGTGGAGACGGCCGGCGGACCGCTGACCGCGGATGTGGTGGTCTCGGCGACCGGGCCGCTGTCGGACCCCAAGGTCCCCGACGTACCGGGGCTGGACACCTTCCCCGGCAAGGTCTCGCACTCCGCCCGCTGGGACCACGACTACGACGTGCGGGGCAAGCGCGTCGCCATGATCGGTACGGGGGCCTCGGCGATCCAGATCGTGCCCGCGATCCAGCCGGACGTGGAACGCCTCACGCTCTTCCAGCGCACCCCGCCCTGGGTGCTGCCGCGCGCCGACCGCAAGATCAGCGCGGCCGAGCAGTGGCTGCACACCAAGGTGCCCGCGACCCGGGCCGCACGCCGCGGGCTGCTCTGGGGCATCAGGGAACTGCAGGTCAGCGCCTTTACCAAGCGCCCCAACGAGCTGGGGCTGGTCGAGCTCCTGGCCCGGAACCATATGAAGAAGGCCGTCAAGGACCCGGTGCTGCGGGCCGCGCTGACCCCCGACTACCGCATCGGCTGCAAGCGGATCCTGCTCTCCAACACGTACTACCCGGCCCTGGCGCAGCCCAATGTGGACGTGGTCGCCGCGGGGCTGAAGGAGGTGCGCGGCAGCACCCTGGTGGGGGCCGACGGGAGCGAGGTGGAGGCCGACGCGATCGTCTTCGGCACCGGGTTCCATGTGACGGACCTGCCGATCGCCGAGCGGGTGACCGGCGCCCACGGGACGACGCTGGCCGAGGAGTGGAAGGGCGGCATGGAGGCGCTGCGCGGCACCAGCGCGGCCGGCTTCCCCAACTTCCTCACCGTCATCGGGCCCAACACCGGCCTCGGGAACAGCTCGATGATCCTGATGATCGAGGCGCAGCTGAACTACCTGGCCGACTTCATGCGCCAGCTGGACCTCCTCGGCGGAAAGATCGCCCTCGATGCCCGGCCCTCCGCCGTCAGGGCGTGGAACCACACGCTTCAGCAGCGGATGGCGCGCACGGTGTGGAACACCGGCGGCTGCAACAGCTGGTATCTGGACGCGAACGGCCGCAACACCACCGTCTGGCCGGGGACGACCGGGGAGTTCAAGAAGGTCACCCGGCAGGTCGACCTCGCGGAGTACGAGGTGCTGCGGCCACCGGCCGGCCGGCCCGGGGACCGGACCGCCGCCGGCGCGCGCACGGAGGTGGCCGCATGA
- a CDS encoding MerR family transcriptional regulator — MRMADLAEEAGITVRTLRFYRERKLIPPPRREGRIAWYNEHHLARLRTIGALLERGHTLGGIAELLSAFDTGRDVRELLGLDHTLVAPWSEETPVRLTPEELADHFSEDITPENLTTSLDIGYLAVDGDEFVHISRRLLDASTELVGKGIPLADVLEAGRQVRAHADALADIFTTLIRTHVLSDVLSRTSTGESPGPDEVDRIAETVDKFRPLTKGVVEAELSMAVDRRVRAELATWLREQGQEQGGERGNGQGQDGE, encoded by the coding sequence ATGCGCATGGCCGACCTGGCGGAGGAAGCCGGCATCACGGTCCGTACGCTGCGCTTCTACCGCGAGCGCAAGCTCATCCCGCCGCCGCGCCGCGAGGGCCGGATCGCCTGGTACAACGAGCACCACCTCGCCCGCCTGCGCACCATCGGCGCCCTCCTGGAGCGCGGCCACACCCTGGGCGGCATCGCGGAACTCCTCTCGGCCTTCGACACCGGCCGCGATGTGCGCGAACTGCTGGGACTGGACCACACCCTGGTGGCGCCCTGGTCCGAGGAGACACCCGTCCGCCTCACCCCCGAAGAACTCGCCGACCACTTCAGCGAGGACATCACCCCCGAAAACCTCACCACGTCCCTGGACATCGGCTACCTCGCCGTCGACGGCGACGAGTTCGTCCACATCAGCCGCCGCCTGCTGGATGCCTCCACCGAACTCGTGGGCAAGGGCATCCCGTTGGCCGACGTCCTCGAAGCCGGCCGCCAGGTGCGCGCCCACGCCGACGCCCTCGCCGACATCTTCACCACCCTCATCCGCACCCACGTCCTCTCCGACGTCCTCTCCCGCACCTCCACGGGCGAGTCCCCCGGCCCCGACGAGGTCGACCGCATCGCCGAGACCGTCGACAAGTTCCGCCCGCTCACCAAGGGCGTGGTCGAGGCCGAACTCTCCATGGCCGTGGACCGCCGGGTCCGGGCGGAACTGGCCACCTGGCTGCGGGAACAGGGGCAGGAGCAGGGCGGGGAACGGGGGAACGGGCAAGGGCAGGACGGGGAGTGA
- a CDS encoding BTAD domain-containing putative transcriptional regulator, with protein sequence MNNGRLLSLGAGRLRTVAAILISEVNRVIPVGRLIDLAWDADPPTRARGVVHNHVHRLRQLLAGQAEIATRGQGYVLIADPWAVDVNRFRELVSDAREAEPWTAVAQLRQALGLWRGEALADVPGDRVRRTLGVGLAQARVAALQELGGRLLLLGRYGELVTELTAYLAEHPLHEELTALLMRALQASGRQAEALGHYHRTRRHLKNQLGIDPGPALNETYLAVLDGKPAAVAHFADRPVAGSRSAVPHLIDRPPAAPRSAVPYDADRPPPSVGRRPSAAPPYAAQRPSAAPTYAAQHPSAAPLYAAQNPSVTPPLIAQLPPVIADFCGRTREGAALDEHLDRVPGPGCVVLAGAGGAGKTTLAVHWAHRLKAEFPDGQLFIDLRGFERPPMRPGTVLGRFLQALGVPDAQIPDSETERSALYRSLLAGRRMLVVLDNAGTAEQVRPLLPATPGALAVVTSRRRLSGLMIRDGAALVTVGPLPADDALELLGTALGRQRIAAEEAAARELVERCDRLPLALRIAAARLMAHVGWSLADWTKKLADERHRLCELSAADPDLSMEAGLSLSYRALSSGAARLFRLLGLVPGPDVEVHAAAALAGHDLQRTRRQLAELCEAHLLEEQAGGHFARTELVRIYAGKLVATEEPPAYRDLALRRLSDHAAGLRLWPG encoded by the coding sequence GTGAACAACGGGCGACTGCTGAGCCTGGGAGCGGGCCGATTGCGCACCGTGGCCGCGATTCTGATCAGCGAGGTCAATCGCGTGATCCCGGTGGGGAGGCTCATCGACCTGGCGTGGGATGCGGACCCGCCGACCAGAGCGAGAGGCGTGGTCCACAACCATGTGCACCGCTTGCGGCAGTTGCTGGCCGGCCAGGCCGAAATCGCCACCCGGGGCCAGGGGTATGTGCTGATCGCCGACCCGTGGGCGGTGGATGTCAACCGGTTCCGGGAGCTGGTGTCCGATGCCCGTGAGGCCGAGCCGTGGACGGCCGTCGCGCAGCTGCGCCAGGCGCTCGGTCTGTGGCGTGGTGAGGCGCTGGCGGATGTGCCCGGCGACCGGGTCAGACGGACGCTGGGTGTGGGCCTGGCCCAGGCGAGGGTGGCGGCGCTGCAGGAACTCGGCGGCAGGCTGCTGCTGCTCGGCCGGTACGGGGAGCTGGTCACGGAGTTGACCGCCTACCTCGCGGAGCATCCGCTGCACGAGGAGCTGACCGCTCTGCTGATGCGTGCGCTGCAGGCGAGCGGCAGACAGGCCGAGGCCCTCGGCCACTACCACCGGACCAGACGGCACCTGAAGAACCAGCTCGGCATCGATCCCGGCCCGGCCCTCAATGAGACGTACCTGGCGGTGCTCGACGGGAAGCCGGCAGCCGTGGCGCACTTCGCCGACCGGCCCGTTGCCGGCTCCCGTTCCGCCGTGCCGCACCTCATCGATCGTCCCCCGGCCGCTCCCCGTTCCGCCGTGCCGTACGACGCGGACCGCCCGCCGCCTTCCGTCGGGCGACGTCCGTCCGCCGCGCCGCCCTACGCCGCGCAACGTCCGTCCGCCGCGCCGACTTACGCCGCGCAACACCCTTCCGCCGCACCGCTTTACGCCGCGCAAAACCCTTCCGTGACGCCACCTCTCATTGCCCAACTCCCGCCCGTCATCGCCGACTTCTGCGGCCGTACGAGGGAGGGCGCCGCGCTGGACGAGCACCTGGACCGGGTTCCTGGCCCGGGCTGTGTGGTGCTCGCCGGCGCGGGCGGGGCCGGCAAGACCACCCTGGCGGTGCACTGGGCGCACCGGCTCAAGGCCGAGTTCCCCGACGGCCAGCTCTTCATCGACCTCCGGGGCTTCGAGCGTCCCCCGATGCGGCCGGGCACCGTGCTGGGGAGGTTCCTGCAGGCGCTGGGGGTGCCGGACGCGCAGATCCCCGACTCCGAGACGGAGCGCTCGGCGCTCTACCGTTCGCTGCTCGCCGGGCGGCGGATGCTCGTGGTGCTGGACAACGCCGGGACGGCCGAGCAGGTGCGTCCCCTCCTGCCCGCGACGCCGGGCGCACTGGCCGTGGTGACCAGCCGGAGGCGGCTGAGCGGGCTGATGATCCGTGACGGTGCGGCGCTGGTCACGGTGGGCCCCCTGCCCGCGGACGACGCCCTGGAGCTACTGGGCACCGCGCTGGGGCGGCAGCGCATCGCGGCGGAGGAAGCCGCCGCGAGGGAACTCGTCGAGCGGTGCGACCGGCTGCCGCTGGCGCTGCGGATCGCCGCCGCCCGGCTGATGGCACACGTCGGCTGGTCGCTGGCGGACTGGACGAAGAAGCTGGCCGACGAGCGGCACCGGCTGTGCGAGCTGTCCGCGGCCGATCCGGACCTGTCCATGGAGGCGGGTCTGTCGCTCAGCTACCGCGCACTGTCGAGCGGTGCGGCCCGGCTGTTCCGGCTCCTCGGGCTCGTCCCCGGCCCGGACGTGGAGGTCCATGCGGCCGCCGCGCTGGCCGGACACGACCTGCAGCGCACCCGGCGTCAGCTCGCCGAGCTGTGTGAGGCGCACCTCCTCGAAGAGCAGGCCGGGGGCCACTTCGCGCGGACCGAGCTGGTGCGCATCTACGCCGGGAAGCTCGTCGCGACCGAGGAGCCGCCGGCCTACCGGGACCTCGCCCTGCGGCGCCTGTCCGACCATGCGGCCGGGCTCCGGTTGTGGCCCGGGTGA
- a CDS encoding stress protein — protein MVTKNVVKKGLAAAALCAALSGTAVAFPATASAAPAAPAAAAGESPVSVGANANLNFNVDVLGIANKIEASIKTAQNREGFVKNLMESAFYESGQHYNVMVHNLSQPYDDKLNGVKQYGSATYDGVVYGIWIFEDGEFTNQGDGGYINWAFRGVWERPDNGGYVKFSRIS, from the coding sequence ATGGTTACCAAGAACGTTGTGAAGAAGGGCCTTGCGGCGGCGGCGCTGTGCGCAGCACTGAGCGGCACGGCCGTCGCCTTCCCGGCGACGGCATCGGCCGCCCCGGCCGCTCCCGCCGCCGCGGCGGGCGAGTCGCCGGTCAGCGTCGGCGCCAACGCGAACCTGAACTTCAACGTCGACGTCCTCGGCATCGCCAACAAGATCGAAGCCTCGATCAAGACCGCCCAGAACCGCGAAGGCTTCGTCAAGAACCTGATGGAGTCCGCGTTCTACGAGAGCGGCCAGCACTACAACGTCATGGTCCACAACCTCAGCCAGCCGTACGACGACAAGCTGAACGGCGTGAAGCAGTACGGCTCGGCCACCTACGACGGCGTCGTCTACGGCATCTGGATCTTCGAGGACGGCGAGTTCACGAACCAGGGCGACGGCGGTTACATCAACTGGGCCTTCCGCGGCGTCTGGGAGCGCCCCGACAACGGCGGCTACGTGAAGTTCTCCCGCATTTCCTGA
- a CDS encoding DUF6879 family protein has product MRLRFLGIIPNTPDIDSPTIWLDEDSGDLLIQSYKATDKYEYDVTFPNVAAGELIRWLPRRKSADIPLPGTDLWMFDRSAVLFTYFSGVGEVVDREWRTEPAVVKLVSSAFEAVWERAIPHEEYKPL; this is encoded by the coding sequence ATGAGGCTGCGATTCCTCGGGATCATTCCGAACACGCCGGACATCGATTCGCCAACGATCTGGCTGGACGAGGACAGCGGAGATCTGCTGATCCAGTCGTACAAGGCAACGGACAAGTACGAGTACGACGTGACGTTCCCCAACGTGGCAGCGGGAGAGCTGATCCGGTGGCTGCCCCGACGCAAGAGCGCGGACATTCCGCTACCCGGCACTGACTTGTGGATGTTCGACAGGTCGGCCGTGCTCTTCACCTATTTCTCAGGTGTCGGCGAAGTGGTCGACCGGGAGTGGCGAACTGAACCCGCCGTTGTGAAGTTGGTGAGTTCGGCCTTCGAGGCCGTGTGGGAGCGGGCCATCCCGCACGAGGAGTACAAGCCCCTCTGA
- a CDS encoding exodeoxyribonuclease III, protein MLTVTTVNVNGLRAAAKKGFVPWLAGTAADVLCLQEVRAETAQLPEEVREPAGWHTVHAPAAAKGRAGVSLYTRREPERVRVGFGSAEFDDSGRYVEADLPGVTVASLYLPSGEVGTERQDEKERFLAEFLPYLTDLRKRAAADGREVVVCGDWNIAHQEADLKNWKANRKKAGFLPEERAWLTDVLDETRGGYVDVVRGLHPDTAGPYSWWSYRGRAFDNDAGWRIDYAMATPGLARRAVKAYVERAAGHDQRWSDHAPVTVVFDL, encoded by the coding sequence GTGCTCACCGTGACCACCGTGAATGTGAACGGGCTGCGCGCCGCGGCCAAGAAGGGCTTCGTCCCGTGGCTGGCGGGGACCGCGGCCGATGTGCTCTGCCTGCAGGAGGTGCGGGCCGAGACCGCTCAGCTCCCGGAGGAGGTGCGGGAGCCCGCGGGGTGGCACACCGTGCACGCCCCCGCGGCGGCCAAGGGCCGGGCCGGGGTCTCGCTCTACACGCGGCGGGAGCCGGAGCGGGTCCGGGTGGGTTTCGGGTCGGCGGAATTCGACGACAGCGGGCGGTACGTCGAGGCGGACCTGCCCGGTGTGACCGTCGCCAGCCTCTACCTGCCCTCCGGCGAGGTCGGCACCGAGCGGCAGGATGAGAAGGAGCGCTTCCTGGCGGAGTTCCTGCCCTACCTCACAGACCTGCGCAAGCGGGCCGCGGCGGACGGCCGTGAGGTCGTGGTGTGCGGCGACTGGAACATCGCCCACCAGGAGGCCGACCTGAAGAACTGGAAGGCCAACCGGAAGAAGGCCGGCTTCCTCCCGGAGGAGCGCGCCTGGCTGACCGATGTCCTCGACGAGACCCGCGGCGGCTATGTGGACGTCGTCCGCGGCCTCCACCCGGACACCGCGGGCCCGTACTCCTGGTGGTCCTACAGGGGCCGCGCCTTCGACAACGACGCGGGATGGCGCATCGACTACGCCATGGCCACGCCCGGCCTGGCGCGACGCGCGGTCAAGGCGTACGTGGAGCGCGCGGCCGGCCATGACCAGCGGTGGTCGGATCATGCGCCGGTGACGGTCGTCTTCGACCTGTAG
- a CDS encoding GNAT family N-acetyltransferase, which produces MEIRPVRYDHPDAVTLDALVQQEYARRYGDDGDVTPLAPEMFTPPRGTYLIAYDGTRPLATGGWRLQEDAAEGYEIGDAEIKRMFVLQEARGRGLARRILAALEADARAAGRSRMVLETGTKQPEALELYASSGYVTAEKKFGLYRTYEDSRCMTKSLVERV; this is translated from the coding sequence ATGGAGATACGCCCCGTCCGCTATGACCACCCCGACGCGGTCACCCTCGATGCGCTGGTGCAGCAGGAGTACGCCCGGCGCTACGGCGACGACGGCGACGTCACCCCGCTCGCCCCGGAGATGTTCACCCCGCCGCGCGGCACGTATCTGATCGCGTACGACGGCACCCGCCCGCTGGCCACCGGCGGATGGCGGCTGCAGGAGGACGCGGCGGAGGGGTACGAGATCGGCGACGCCGAGATCAAGCGGATGTTCGTGCTCCAGGAGGCGCGCGGGCGGGGGCTGGCCCGGCGGATCCTGGCCGCCCTAGAAGCGGACGCGCGGGCTGCGGGGCGCTCCCGGATGGTGCTGGAGACCGGTACCAAGCAGCCCGAGGCACTGGAGCTGTACGCCTCCAGCGGCTATGTGACGGCCGAGAAGAAGTTCGGGCTGTACCGGACCTACGAGGACAGCCGGTGCATGACGAAATCGCTGGTGGAGCGCGTCTGA
- a CDS encoding ABC transporter ATP-binding protein codes for MSDPSPWAIEAEGLGKKYRRGWALRDCSFRLPAGHICALVGPNGAGKSTFLGTVTRLIQPTTGTLKLFGVPVSDPAALQRVAFLAQDKPLYPRFTVAETLRLGRELNPRWDQAVAERIVRSGKVPLSARIGTLSGGQRTRVAFALAFGKRPELLLLDEPMSDLDPLARHELSGLLMAEAAEHGTTVLMSSHMLAEMEVMCDYLLVLAEGRLRMAGQTEELVPAHLLVTGVAGDDGGVPEELRRQHTVVESRVSGRQFSALVRPHGPLSDSWDSLAPSLEEVLLAYLRSPDAPTLIADEARTGGPHEAAA; via the coding sequence GTGAGCGACCCGAGCCCATGGGCCATCGAGGCCGAAGGACTGGGGAAGAAGTACCGCCGTGGCTGGGCGCTGCGGGACTGCTCCTTCCGGCTTCCCGCCGGCCACATCTGCGCACTGGTCGGACCGAACGGCGCGGGCAAGAGCACGTTCCTGGGCACCGTGACCCGGCTGATCCAGCCGACCACCGGGACCCTGAAGCTGTTCGGTGTCCCGGTCTCCGACCCTGCCGCCCTGCAGCGGGTCGCCTTCCTCGCGCAGGACAAGCCGCTCTACCCGCGCTTCACCGTGGCCGAGACCCTGCGCCTGGGCCGTGAGCTGAACCCGCGCTGGGACCAGGCAGTGGCCGAGCGGATCGTACGGTCCGGGAAGGTGCCGCTCAGCGCCCGGATCGGCACCCTCTCCGGCGGCCAGCGCACCCGCGTCGCCTTCGCCCTCGCCTTCGGCAAGCGGCCCGAGCTGCTGCTGCTCGACGAGCCGATGTCCGACCTCGATCCGCTGGCCCGGCACGAACTGTCGGGGCTGCTGATGGCCGAGGCCGCCGAGCACGGCACCACGGTCCTGATGTCGTCCCACATGCTCGCCGAGATGGAGGTCATGTGTGACTACCTCCTGGTGCTCGCCGAGGGCCGGCTGCGGATGGCCGGCCAGACCGAGGAACTGGTGCCCGCACACCTGCTGGTGACGGGCGTGGCCGGTGACGACGGCGGGGTGCCCGAGGAACTGCGCCGGCAGCACACCGTGGTCGAATCCCGGGTCAGCGGGCGGCAGTTCAGCGCCCTCGTCCGGCCGCACGGCCCGCTCTCCGACAGCTGGGATTCGCTGGCACCGAGCCTGGAGGAGGTCCTGCTGGCCTACCTGCGCTCGCCCGACGCGCCCACCCTGATCGCGGACGAGGCGCGCACCGGCGGACCGCACGAGGCCGCCGCGTGA
- a CDS encoding ABC transporter permease subunit produces MSRTGTAVTPGGTDAGADTGADTGTDTDTDTDTDTDRGLAPAAANRRELLHGLPWLVWRRHRALLRTGLLITVAGCAAFAYQRIGLMDFLHAKGASAAAGSQVSTAFQNTFGTTFSRDIQVLQLLPVLAGMFLGAPLIAGEQEHGTLKLVTTQSASRGRWIAATLGLPLALIVLCTTLLSAAFTWLWSPAHALVSDGDWLESGAFDTTGPVPVATALFLTSCGIALGVLIKRVTAAMAATAVLAVAAGVIWDEKVRPLLGTLRSVSYPFNGDGPSLPAASVRIDDWVSTADGKLYGFGTCTTGDTGACRAKLGIVNRVTQYFDYGQMAGMQWLGAGILLALAAVILALVVWRAHRRPL; encoded by the coding sequence GTGAGCCGGACCGGCACCGCCGTCACACCGGGCGGGACGGACGCGGGCGCGGACACGGGCGCGGATACGGGCACTGACACCGACACCGACACGGACACGGACACGGACCGCGGCCTCGCCCCCGCGGCCGCGAACCGCCGCGAACTGCTGCACGGCCTGCCCTGGCTGGTCTGGCGCCGGCACCGCGCGCTGCTGCGTACCGGACTGCTGATCACCGTCGCGGGCTGTGCGGCCTTCGCCTACCAGCGCATCGGCCTGATGGACTTCCTGCACGCCAAGGGCGCCTCGGCGGCCGCCGGGAGCCAGGTGTCCACGGCCTTCCAGAACACCTTCGGCACGACCTTCAGCCGCGACATCCAGGTGCTGCAGCTCCTGCCCGTCCTCGCCGGCATGTTCCTCGGCGCACCGCTGATCGCGGGCGAGCAGGAGCACGGCACCCTCAAGCTGGTCACCACCCAGTCCGCGAGCCGCGGCCGCTGGATCGCCGCCACGCTCGGCCTGCCGCTGGCCCTCATCGTACTGTGCACCACCCTGCTGTCGGCCGCCTTCACCTGGCTGTGGTCCCCGGCCCACGCGCTGGTCTCCGACGGCGACTGGCTGGAGAGCGGCGCCTTCGACACCACCGGACCGGTGCCGGTGGCCACGGCCCTGTTCCTGACCTCCTGCGGTATCGCCCTCGGCGTGCTGATCAAGCGGGTGACGGCGGCGATGGCGGCCACCGCCGTCCTCGCCGTGGCCGCCGGCGTGATCTGGGACGAGAAGGTGCGCCCGCTCCTCGGCACGCTGCGCAGCGTCAGCTACCCGTTCAACGGCGACGGCCCGTCGCTGCCTGCCGCCTCCGTACGGATCGACGACTGGGTGTCCACCGCGGACGGCAAGCTCTACGGCTTCGGCACCTGCACCACCGGCGACACCGGGGCCTGCCGGGCCAAGCTGGGCATCGTCAACCGGGTGACCCAGTACTTCGACTACGGACAGATGGCGGGGATGCAGTGGCTGGGCGCGGGGATTCTGCTGGCGCTGGCAGCCGTGATCCTCGCGCTCGTCGTATGGCGGGCACACCGGCGGCCGCTCTGA
- a CDS encoding GntR family transcriptional regulator → MVSAVEFRIDRRSGVATYLQIVQQVQQALRLGILVEGDRLPTAAQVAATTKVNPNTTLKAYRELEREGLVEPRPGLGTFVSRTLARPESAADALLREELRSWMDRARAEGLDREDVQALMNSVLQDRYP, encoded by the coding sequence GTGGTGAGCGCCGTCGAATTCCGTATCGACCGCCGCAGCGGCGTCGCCACCTACCTCCAGATCGTCCAACAGGTCCAGCAGGCGCTGCGGTTGGGCATCCTGGTGGAGGGCGACCGGCTGCCGACCGCCGCACAGGTCGCCGCCACGACCAAGGTCAACCCCAACACGACCCTCAAGGCGTACCGCGAGCTCGAACGCGAGGGCCTGGTCGAACCCCGCCCCGGCCTCGGCACCTTCGTCAGCCGTACGCTCGCCCGCCCGGAGTCCGCGGCGGACGCCCTGCTGCGCGAGGAGCTCCGCTCCTGGATGGACCGGGCCCGCGCGGAGGGGCTGGACCGGGAGGACGTCCAGGCGCTGATGAACTCGGTGCTGCAGGACCGGTATCCGTAG